One region of Zingiber officinale cultivar Zhangliang chromosome 7B, Zo_v1.1, whole genome shotgun sequence genomic DNA includes:
- the LOC122005200 gene encoding protein trichome birefringence-like 6 isoform X2: MERPRGFTRSFSIMPARFLLLSSAISSSLLFCVYFSFWLLDATPPHHSPHYALIKTVEHSPLAESPIPGDAFVTVVSDPFWEVPDAEIAEKDEIFDGERISERGDFDLVGNSSNSISKHMLFSAAADSGGNPSALEDWSSVDLSGEDENEDAAPVGILGENSEFGDRVIEKEEFEADTVRSNISSFVEGEVSLVDKGFSCDVFDGRWVFDESYPLYASNSCPFVDEGFSCEANGRMDKDYMKWRWQPNGCSIPRFNPVKMLELIRGKRLVFVGDSINRNQWESMLCMLRTALSDPSRVYETRGQRITKNRGNYRFYFPDYHCSVEYYVSHHLVRESTARVGKRRVATLRLDTLDRSSSKWRGADILVFNSAHWWSHHKTKAGLLAEEVVAVHWDGTIKGGWSLKGIARRM, encoded by the exons ATGGAGAGGCCCAGGGGGTTTACCAGGAGCTTCTCGATTATGCCCGCCAGGTTTCTACTCCTCTCCTCCGCTATCTCCTCCTCTCTCCTCTTCTGCGTCTATTTTTCCTTCTGGCTCCTCGACGCAACCCCTCCTCATCATTCACCGCACTATGCCCTCATCAAGACTGTGGAGCATAGTCCTCTGGCTGAAAGCCCTATTCCTGGGGATGCTTTCGTGACGGTGGTCAGTGATCCCTTTTGGGAAGTTCCGGATGCAGAAATCGCGGAGAAAGATGAGATCTTTGACGGCGAACGAATTAGTGAAAGGGGCGACTTTGATTTGGTAGGGAATAGTTCGAATTCTATTTCGAAGCATATGCTCTTCAGTGCCGCTGCTGATTCTGGCGGAAATCCAAGTGCGTTAGAAGACTGGAGCAGTGTTGATTTATCTGGCGAAGATGAAAATGAAGATGCAGCACCTGTAGGTATTTTGGGGGAAAACAGTGAGTTTGGTGATAGAGTAATAGAAAAGGAGGAATTTGAGGCAGATACTGTGAGGAGCAACATTAGTTCTTTTGTTGAGGGCGAAGTTTCTCTGGTGGACAAAGGCTTCAGTTGTGATGTTTTTGATGGAAGATGGGTTTTCGATGAGAGCTATCCTCTCTATGCGAGCAACTCGTGCCCCTTTGTAGATGAAGGGTTCAGTTGCGAGGCAAACGGGAGGATGGATAAGGATTACATGAAATGGAGGTGGCAGCCTAATGGATGCAGCATTCCAAG GTTCAACCCTGTGAAAATGCTAGAATTAATCAGAGGGAAAAGATTAGTTTTTGTTGGAGATTCAATTAATAGAAACCAGTGGGAATCAATGCTATGCATGCTACGAACAGCTCTTTCTGATCCTAGCAGAGTATATGAGACTCGCGGGCAGAGGATAACAAAGAATAGGGGAAACTACAGGTTTTACTTTCCA GACTATCATTGTAGCGTTGAATATTATGTCAGTCACCATTTGGTGCGAGAGAGCACAGCAAGAGTCGGAAAGAGGCGCGTGGCTACACTTCGACTTGATACTCTAGACAGGAGTTCATCCAAATGGAGAGGAGCAGATATCCTTGTTTTTAACAGCGCTCATTGGTGGTCACACCACAAAACTAAAGCTGG GTTGCTAGCGGAAGAGGTTGTTGCAGTTCACTGGGATGGAACAATTAAAGGAGGATGGAGTCTAAAGGGGATTGCCAGGAGGATGTAG